A genomic segment from Neochlamydia sp. AcF84 encodes:
- a CDS encoding DUF6444 domain-containing protein, with product MTNKPEKPTAIRSDVFTSLPQEVQAYIQLLEKRVVVLMHQVEELVAKVGELEVRLTKDRSNNHKPLISDGLGKKPKTSSLRGKPDRKPGGQPGHIGRTLEQVLNPNYIEVQKAHDL from the coding sequence ATGACTAACAAGCCAGAAAAACCAACTGCAATTCGATCGGATGTATTCACATCGCTTCCTCAAGAAGTTCAAGCTTATATTCAGCTTCTTGAGAAACGGGTTGTTGTGCTGATGCATCAAGTTGAAGAGCTTGTAGCAAAAGTTGGAGAACTTGAGGTTCGCTTAACTAAAGATAGATCTAATAATCATAAGCCTCTCATCAGTGACGGCTTAGGAAAAAAGCCAAAAACTAGCAGTCTGCGAGGTAAACCTGATAGAAAACCAGGTGGCCAACCAGGACATATCGGTCGAACATTAGAACAAGTTTTAAATCCTAATTACATTGAAGTTCAAAAGGCTCATGATTTGTGA
- a CDS encoding IS1634 family transposase, translating into MKTSKKAKYPTLQIVEGVREGKKVKQRTIAHLGVIKNQQDLQRLKNLADKLIQRLEKEGLEIDPKVEVKELKHKKTIYDGFGLVLDRLMDLTGFNKIIQSAERKQHFSLEESIKLMLVQRFDLPSSKRRTYERQEEHGFQGIDLQHLYRSMDAIASLDEAIQKQAFETACNISGLVDCFFFDVTTLYFESVQQDDIRDFGFSKDQKYHMVQIVFALVVNAHGIPVAYEIFKGNLAETKTMLPVLNKLRERFSINHVTVVCDRGLASKLNIEALQNANFHFVIATKLRSMPKKLKVNDLSNYVALPNQANIAEEDRVLFHTLPHPQYADTLLIVTYSPRRAKKDKEDRERLIEKLKRKLSNSSDKGSIKKLINNAGYKKYANIQADALFMLNEQAIEEDAKWDGFHGIAVSNSAEISVEQALARYQDLWHVEEAFRVAKSTLKTRPIFHWAPRRIKAHLLLCFINLFLERFLELLLRQNNFYLTPDRIRHALAQVHTTIFEDISTKREGAMQSLLCQDAQAIFQVLGIPTQRNTTFQSQCCA; encoded by the coding sequence ATGAAGACATCTAAAAAAGCAAAATATCCCACTTTGCAAATTGTTGAAGGTGTAAGGGAGGGCAAAAAGGTAAAGCAACGCACGATTGCCCATTTAGGAGTGATCAAAAACCAGCAAGACTTACAACGACTTAAGAACCTAGCGGACAAGCTTATTCAGCGATTAGAAAAAGAAGGCCTTGAAATTGATCCTAAAGTAGAAGTTAAAGAATTAAAACATAAAAAAACTATATATGATGGTTTTGGGTTAGTTCTAGATCGACTGATGGACCTAACAGGCTTTAATAAGATCATCCAATCAGCTGAGCGAAAGCAACATTTTAGCCTAGAGGAAAGCATTAAGCTCATGCTGGTGCAAAGATTTGATTTACCCAGCAGTAAGCGAAGAACTTATGAACGCCAAGAAGAGCATGGTTTTCAAGGCATTGATTTACAGCATCTTTATCGCTCGATGGATGCTATCGCCTCTTTGGATGAAGCTATTCAAAAACAGGCTTTTGAAACAGCTTGTAATATTTCAGGCTTAGTAGACTGCTTTTTCTTTGACGTAACCACTCTTTACTTTGAGAGCGTACAACAAGATGACATCAGGGATTTTGGGTTTAGTAAAGATCAAAAATATCATATGGTGCAGATAGTGTTTGCTTTAGTAGTTAATGCCCATGGAATACCAGTTGCCTATGAAATTTTTAAAGGAAACCTAGCAGAAACCAAAACCATGCTTCCCGTTTTAAATAAGCTAAGAGAACGGTTTTCCATCAATCATGTCACGGTGGTTTGTGATCGTGGCTTGGCAAGTAAGCTTAACATAGAAGCACTTCAGAATGCTAACTTTCATTTTGTAATAGCCACCAAATTGCGCTCGATGCCCAAGAAATTAAAAGTGAACGACCTATCGAATTATGTAGCTTTACCTAATCAAGCAAATATTGCAGAAGAAGATAGAGTTCTTTTCCACACGTTACCTCACCCTCAATATGCAGATACCCTGCTAATCGTCACTTATAGCCCTAGGCGGGCTAAAAAAGATAAAGAAGATAGAGAGCGGTTAATTGAAAAATTAAAAAGAAAGCTTTCTAATTCCTCCGACAAAGGCTCTATAAAAAAGCTAATCAATAATGCAGGGTATAAAAAATATGCGAATATACAAGCAGACGCTTTGTTTATGTTAAATGAGCAAGCAATCGAGGAAGATGCTAAATGGGATGGCTTTCATGGCATTGCCGTGTCCAATAGCGCAGAAATCAGTGTAGAGCAAGCTTTAGCTCGTTACCAGGATCTGTGGCACGTAGAAGAAGCATTCCGAGTGGCTAAATCTACGCTTAAAACCCGCCCTATTTTTCATTGGGCTCCTCGTCGAATAAAAGCCCATCTATTGTTATGCTTTATAAATTTATTTCTCGAAAGATTTTTAGAGCTACTGCTTCGCCAAAATAATTTCTATCTTACTCCCGATCGCATTAGGCATGCATTAGCTCAGGTGCACACAACCATTTTTGAGGATATATCCACAAAAAGAGAAGGTGCCATGCAATCGCTTCTTTGCCAAGATGCTCAAGCAATTTTCCAGGTGCTGGGAATACCTACCCAAAGAAATACTACCTTTCAATCTCAATGTTGTGCCTGA
- a CDS encoding tetratricopeptide repeat protein, translated as MSISSSKLSSPLSRGLYSKFGNTSSFHAAPQGLSSFFLCSKSTPTLFQEFYKHHSSTSIFVSHKKYRITVLGISQNQRLHSCWPKSKHVYSQNIASKFQQSPSKVLRGLRKMHTGAKDGSKTWQEFVNKSQERLINMAPFEKDWLLLGASGSVLALLILRSLIKEYIKEISKEEHVVLSDEILSQQESWIPTHNLIKLKDSFKEVESNIQKVAIIGIAGSGRTTLAKQYAIHYEQEMRRQPDKLRTLFFADMKNEETFLHAYRKLAEDLGIHVPLAAQEEAIIEQINHRLKRRPDWLFVIDNVNAKSYERLQKFFPNNKKGGILLVTEEKLEGVKLFDLQNNPINMQEAVEILNFNLGNDHWALKKANNSKRELVDQLFYLPLAIKQAAIYLKDAQQDNSFDTLIESYIKRLKAIRGISQRASLRSIEATQIIKAVHSLNIEECEKKQSESTVLLSILPFLNPFFIERSLLELWFENHASNSSLFNPILDLLESYSLISIDGKNGWEIHSSLQELLIEKAERQGIKPSETLKELLIFLKNNFKLDMRFSDGLNKTKAIENQLETLLKHAEKYDLKEELKPCFVHLYNVLGNYYLQSNNFFEARQAFKKSLELVKVQINRTTAEQICNNLKAHKELPALCAQALHYLGKVYFHTQRLDQAKKYFQEAIDIQEIIAARRDVYENPNPFDFIVFQRQGKGWALLEGDKDDLLQAEKLYLNLFKQNPCMPAGQRDLFNERYCNIQLSRVYLKLAQQESNKEKKEEYYIKARERLEIGGIEKGVPFQGTIQMMQQYVRSGEICLMLGELYLDKDCPFMDLKKAQEYFEKASQLSETDIVIGAKSKYYLARLYLEKGLSQQALEAITESIQLFNKVEGNGLTRIPPKSLHEAEKLIQALKIQEAFRNDAPLIL; from the coding sequence ATGTCAATTTCCTCTTCAAAATTATCTTCTCCTCTAAGCAGAGGCCTTTATTCTAAATTTGGAAACACTTCTTCTTTTCATGCAGCGCCTCAAGGGCTTTCTTCTTTTTTTCTCTGTTCTAAATCTACCCCCACTCTATTCCAGGAGTTTTATAAACATCATTCATCTACCTCAATATTTGTCTCTCATAAAAAATATCGGATAACCGTTTTGGGGATATCCCAAAACCAACGTCTTCATTCTTGCTGGCCCAAAAGCAAACACGTTTATAGTCAAAATATAGCTAGCAAATTCCAGCAAAGCCCTTCCAAGGTGTTGAGAGGTTTAAGAAAAATGCATACGGGGGCGAAAGACGGAAGTAAAACTTGGCAAGAATTTGTTAACAAAAGCCAGGAACGCTTAATAAATATGGCTCCTTTTGAGAAGGATTGGCTGTTATTAGGAGCGTCTGGTAGTGTTTTAGCATTATTAATCTTGCGCTCTCTAATTAAAGAATATATAAAAGAAATATCTAAAGAAGAACATGTGGTCCTTTCAGACGAAATTTTATCTCAGCAGGAATCTTGGATTCCAACCCACAACTTGATTAAGTTAAAAGACTCTTTTAAAGAAGTAGAATCTAATATCCAAAAAGTAGCGATTATAGGAATAGCTGGTTCTGGCAGAACAACTTTAGCCAAACAATATGCAATACATTATGAACAGGAAATGAGGAGGCAACCTGATAAGTTAAGAACTCTTTTCTTTGCTGATATGAAAAACGAAGAAACATTTTTGCATGCATATAGAAAACTTGCTGAGGACTTAGGAATTCATGTACCTCTTGCAGCACAAGAAGAAGCCATCATCGAGCAAATCAATCATAGACTTAAAAGAAGGCCTGATTGGCTTTTTGTAATAGACAATGTTAATGCTAAAAGTTACGAAAGGTTGCAAAAGTTTTTTCCAAATAATAAAAAGGGGGGGATTTTACTCGTTACTGAGGAAAAGTTAGAGGGGGTCAAACTTTTTGATCTGCAAAACAACCCAATTAATATGCAAGAAGCTGTGGAGATTCTTAATTTTAATCTTGGTAATGACCATTGGGCTCTTAAGAAAGCAAATAACTCAAAACGCGAACTAGTTGACCAACTTTTTTACTTACCTTTAGCTATTAAGCAAGCGGCTATTTATTTAAAGGATGCTCAGCAAGATAATTCTTTTGATACATTAATAGAATCTTATATAAAAAGGCTAAAAGCGATTAGAGGAATCTCTCAGAGGGCTTCTTTGCGTTCTATCGAGGCAACTCAGATTATAAAAGCCGTACATTCTTTGAACATAGAAGAATGCGAGAAAAAACAAAGTGAAAGCACTGTCCTTTTATCGATCCTACCTTTTCTAAATCCTTTCTTTATTGAGAGATCCCTCTTAGAATTATGGTTTGAAAATCATGCGAGTAACTCTAGTTTGTTTAATCCAATATTAGATTTATTAGAAAGCTATTCTTTGATTTCAATAGATGGAAAAAATGGATGGGAAATTCATTCCTCCCTACAAGAGTTGCTAATTGAAAAAGCGGAAAGACAAGGAATAAAACCTTCAGAAACCTTAAAAGAGCTTCTTATTTTTCTTAAAAATAATTTTAAATTAGATATGCGTTTTTCTGATGGATTAAATAAAACCAAAGCTATTGAAAATCAGCTAGAGACTCTTTTAAAACATGCAGAAAAATATGACTTGAAGGAAGAGTTAAAGCCGTGTTTTGTTCATCTTTATAATGTGTTAGGTAATTATTATTTACAATCCAATAATTTTTTCGAAGCACGCCAAGCCTTTAAGAAAAGCTTAGAGCTTGTGAAAGTTCAAATAAATCGCACAACTGCTGAGCAAATTTGTAATAATTTGAAAGCGCATAAAGAACTTCCAGCCCTATGTGCTCAGGCTCTTCATTATCTAGGAAAAGTCTATTTTCATACGCAAAGGCTAGACCAAGCAAAGAAATATTTTCAAGAAGCTATTGACATTCAGGAAATAATAGCAGCTCGACGGGATGTGTATGAGAATCCCAATCCTTTTGACTTTATAGTTTTTCAACGTCAAGGCAAAGGTTGGGCTCTCTTAGAGGGGGATAAGGATGATTTATTACAAGCGGAAAAATTATATCTCAATCTCTTTAAACAGAATCCTTGCATGCCTGCAGGGCAGCGTGATCTATTTAATGAAAGATATTGTAATATTCAATTAAGCAGAGTCTATCTAAAATTAGCGCAGCAAGAATCGAATAAAGAAAAAAAAGAGGAATATTATATTAAAGCGAGAGAGAGACTCGAAATAGGAGGAATTGAAAAGGGTGTGCCTTTTCAAGGAACTATCCAGATGATGCAGCAATATGTAAGAAGTGGAGAAATTTGCCTGATGTTAGGAGAATTGTACTTAGATAAAGATTGTCCGTTTATGGATCTTAAAAAAGCACAAGAATATTTTGAAAAAGCTTCCCAATTATCAGAAACCGATATTGTGATTGGCGCTAAGTCCAAATACTACTTAGCTAGGCTTTATTTGGAAAAAGGCCTTTCTCAACAAGCCTTAGAAGCTATTACAGAATCAATTCAATTATTTAATAAAGTAGAAGGGAATGGATTAACTAGGATCCCTCCTAAAAGCTTGCATGAAGCAGAAAAATTAATACAAGCATTAAAAATCCAAGAAGCGTTTAGAAATGATGCTCCTTTAATTTTATAA
- a CDS encoding IS1634 family transposase: MPPPQLTNLTYIYKEVIFLEVISRLMAPSSKLQVYLKQNRFLGTHAIPLHHIYRVLDYLSSFQKEIENLIFLKHVDRFGMRVDVIFYDVTTLYFEGVLPDSLRDFGFSKDAKFGEVQVVVGMLVDQEGRPIALGIFPGNTFESKTLEEALKTLQERFKIQHVMIVADRGINSKLNLKRIKDRDYDYLMGCRLKSLNKSLQKQILDIEKYQTIHESDGNILKYREIEFDNIVEYVEDNNKKQQILKERIICTWSLKRAEKDRKDRERLIHKAMERLDQSTASLESKKGANRYLKNEKKQASSLGLDLEKINEDKQWDGFYGIQVSKQSMKKEEILSSYHRLWKMEESFRVMKHSLEIRPIYLSSPERIIGHIVLCFLAFVMYRNLEIALIRKGTDHTVEKIREAIGELEASLLEVNGKSILLRTPAKGLSKEILQTLKLKHPGEMVMNER, from the coding sequence TTGCCCCCTCCTCAATTAACAAACCTTACCTACATTTACAAAGAGGTCATTTTTCTAGAAGTCATTTCACGATTGATGGCTCCCTCTAGCAAACTTCAAGTCTATCTTAAGCAAAATCGATTTTTGGGAACCCATGCCATCCCTCTTCATCATATTTACCGAGTTTTAGATTACCTTTCATCTTTTCAAAAAGAAATAGAAAATTTAATTTTTCTAAAGCATGTCGATCGCTTTGGAATGAGGGTAGATGTCATTTTTTATGATGTCACTACTCTTTATTTTGAAGGAGTTTTGCCGGATAGTTTAAGAGATTTTGGATTCAGTAAAGATGCTAAATTTGGAGAAGTGCAAGTTGTTGTAGGAATGTTGGTTGATCAAGAGGGGCGCCCCATAGCTTTAGGAATATTTCCTGGAAACACCTTTGAAAGTAAAACATTAGAAGAGGCGCTCAAAACCCTGCAAGAAAGATTCAAAATTCAGCACGTCATGATTGTTGCGGATAGAGGCATTAACTCAAAGTTAAATCTAAAAAGAATTAAGGATCGAGACTATGATTACCTTATGGGATGCAGATTAAAGAGCCTAAATAAAAGCTTGCAAAAACAAATATTAGATATTGAGAAATACCAAACGATTCATGAAAGCGATGGAAACATTTTGAAATATCGAGAAATCGAATTTGATAATATTGTCGAATATGTAGAAGACAATAACAAGAAGCAACAGATTTTGAAGGAAAGAATTATATGCACATGGAGCTTAAAGAGAGCAGAAAAAGATCGAAAAGATAGAGAGCGATTAATTCACAAAGCTATGGAGAGGTTAGATCAGAGTACAGCTTCTTTAGAATCGAAAAAAGGCGCTAACAGATATCTAAAAAATGAAAAAAAACAAGCATCCTCCCTAGGATTAGATCTCGAAAAAATTAATGAAGATAAGCAATGGGATGGATTTTATGGAATTCAGGTTTCAAAGCAGAGTATGAAAAAAGAAGAGATCCTTTCTAGTTATCATCGGCTATGGAAAATGGAAGAGTCTTTCCGCGTCATGAAACATTCTTTGGAAATTAGGCCCATCTACTTATCCAGCCCAGAAAGAATCATAGGACATATCGTGCTTTGTTTCCTTGCCTTTGTTATGTATCGTAATTTAGAGATCGCCCTAATTAGAAAAGGAACAGATCATACTGTTGAAAAAATAAGGGAGGCTATTGGCGAATTAGAAGCTTCTCTATTAGAAGTAAATGGGAAGTCTATCTTGCTAAGAACACCAGCAAAAGGATTATCTAAAGAAATTCTTCAAACCTTAAAGCTTAAACATCCAGGGGAAATGGTAATGAATGAGCGTTAG
- a CDS encoding IS66 family transposase, with protein MICEKCQSNLSKVKTSGFEKRHVFDLPELVVEVTEHQIEIKRCPCCNYRAKNKFPENVKVPTQYEEGILSLTAYFEHQHLIPMERSAQIFEDLYGLSLSAGTCQNTDKKLYKNLETFELNLKPHLLACKVLNFDETDMRCEKKLRWIHVTSSACATFYEMHHKRGQQALNDFAILSNFTGSAIHDHWSPYFTYQQAQYALCNAHHLRKLKYVFEQEKGAWAQKRAFLLLKANKMAKQTRDEGKEKMALQDIQIIQQEYARIILEKVSYYQGVLMADEQETKLHFSKEKVGQAGCNLLRRLLHKTHNVLAFIHDLKVPFTNNQAEQDLRMLKVKQKISGCFRSFEEGTIFCRIRSYISTARKQGWSILEP; from the coding sequence ATGATTTGTGAAAAGTGTCAGAGCAATTTATCTAAAGTAAAGACAAGTGGCTTTGAAAAACGACATGTGTTTGATCTACCAGAACTTGTCGTGGAAGTAACCGAGCATCAAATAGAGATCAAACGGTGCCCTTGCTGCAATTACCGTGCTAAAAATAAATTTCCAGAAAATGTTAAAGTGCCCACACAATATGAGGAAGGTATACTTTCCTTAACTGCCTATTTCGAGCATCAGCATTTAATTCCTATGGAAAGAAGTGCTCAAATTTTTGAAGACCTCTATGGCCTTTCGCTGTCAGCAGGAACATGCCAAAATACAGATAAAAAACTTTATAAAAATCTGGAAACTTTTGAATTAAACCTTAAACCCCATCTGCTTGCTTGTAAGGTTTTGAACTTTGATGAGACTGACATGCGTTGTGAAAAGAAATTACGCTGGATTCATGTGACCTCGTCTGCTTGCGCAACTTTTTATGAGATGCATCATAAAAGAGGACAGCAGGCTTTGAATGATTTTGCTATTCTTTCTAATTTTACAGGCAGTGCTATCCATGATCACTGGTCGCCTTACTTTACCTACCAGCAGGCCCAATATGCGCTGTGTAATGCCCACCATTTAAGAAAGCTTAAATATGTATTCGAGCAAGAAAAAGGAGCATGGGCGCAAAAGAGGGCCTTTCTTCTTTTAAAAGCCAATAAAATGGCTAAGCAAACAAGAGATGAAGGTAAAGAAAAAATGGCGCTGCAAGATATTCAAATCATTCAGCAAGAGTATGCCAGGATTATTCTAGAAAAAGTAAGTTACTATCAAGGCGTTTTAATGGCTGATGAGCAAGAAACCAAGCTACACTTCTCTAAAGAAAAAGTCGGTCAAGCAGGTTGCAATCTTTTGAGAAGACTACTACATAAGACGCATAACGTCTTAGCTTTTATACATGACTTGAAAGTGCCTTTTACTAATAACCAAGCCGAACAAGATCTAAGAATGCTGAAAGTTAAACAGAAAATCTCGGGATGCTTCCGCTCATTTGAAGAAGGGACCATTTTTTGTCGCATACGCAGTTATATCTCAACGGCAAGAAAACAAGGCTGGAGCATTTTAGAACCGTGA